One region of Edaphobacter bradus genomic DNA includes:
- a CDS encoding polysaccharide deacetylase family protein: protein MFIESASRAQTEQARRSLFLLYHELRPAKSDYSYVVETTVFEKHLELFSQLRRENACLVPEVTFDDGHLSNFEFAMPLLQSHKMTAQFFVTVGWTDRKHNYMGWRHLRELHQAGHAIGAHGWSHKLLTHCSKEDLQIELAQSKEVLEDHLSAPIVAVSLPGGRFNQRVLEACGDAGYTQIFTSIPRAEHPPLGIVGRLNVRNEWTLDWISEIFQTNSSRLQSLEREYRRKELAKRVLGDNLYARLWALVNRQESINEDEAPKL from the coding sequence TTGTTTATAGAGTCAGCTTCAAGAGCACAGACAGAACAAGCGCGCCGTAGTCTTTTTCTGCTTTACCATGAGCTTCGGCCAGCCAAAAGCGACTACTCCTATGTCGTGGAGACTACCGTATTCGAAAAGCATCTTGAACTGTTCAGCCAATTGAGACGTGAAAACGCCTGCCTGGTGCCGGAGGTGACCTTCGATGACGGACACCTATCCAATTTTGAGTTCGCCATGCCTTTGTTGCAATCCCACAAGATGACTGCGCAATTCTTTGTCACAGTGGGATGGACTGATAGAAAGCACAACTATATGGGATGGCGGCACCTACGCGAATTGCATCAGGCCGGACATGCGATCGGAGCGCATGGCTGGTCGCATAAGCTTTTAACACACTGCAGTAAAGAAGACTTGCAGATAGAACTGGCGCAGAGCAAGGAGGTACTCGAAGATCATCTTAGCGCGCCGATAGTAGCAGTATCTTTGCCGGGGGGCCGCTTTAACCAGCGGGTTCTTGAAGCATGTGGGGATGCGGGTTATACACAGATCTTTACTTCGATTCCGCGCGCTGAACATCCTCCGTTAGGGATAGTCGGCCGCCTGAATGTGAGGAACGAGTGGACACTGGATTGGATTTCGGAGATATTCCAGACAAACAGTAGCCGCTTGCAAAGCCTGGAGCGCGAATATCGGAGGAAAGAGTTGGCTAAGCGCGTCCTTGGAGACAATCTATATGCAAGGCTGTGGGCACTGGTAAATCGTCAGGAGTCAATCAATGAGGACGAGGCGCCTAAGCTATGA
- a CDS encoding glycosyltransferase family 2 protein has protein sequence MNRWPPFHYDEACDSLNGSFLGLNGTRRTLMPHVLVVILNWNSAEETRAALASVLAMDYSNLSVVIIDNGSTDDSLGILRQLVRDHVELVVSGENLGYTGGCNLGFDLALCNEADYVWLLNPDAVTEPHTLTSLITIAENDSSIGLLSPAIVSLHDPQERVYLLGKVDLQEPSYQITKDPQTAQRWIATVPDQLALLGTALLVRVSLIRKIGGFDPTFFAYWEDTDLSVRTHQAGFRVAVDLNSVVRHTEKFAKDDPHTIKPHYWYYMARNEIRFWKKHSSRFRLLKALWWHYTKQLTYLKLLKENPTSCQAILAGLWNGWRGRTGPYNERLNMPALAAAVVRKHSEWY, from the coding sequence TTGAACCGCTGGCCCCCGTTCCACTACGATGAAGCTTGCGACTCTCTGAACGGTTCGTTTTTGGGTTTGAACGGTACTCGACGCACTCTTATGCCCCACGTTCTCGTCGTCATCTTGAACTGGAATTCAGCCGAGGAAACTCGAGCCGCCCTCGCGTCTGTATTGGCAATGGATTATTCAAATCTGAGCGTTGTTATTATCGACAACGGCTCGACGGATGATTCACTGGGGATTCTCAGACAACTGGTCAGGGATCATGTTGAACTCGTCGTCTCCGGAGAGAACCTCGGATACACCGGTGGATGCAACCTCGGTTTTGATTTAGCACTTTGCAACGAGGCCGACTACGTATGGCTCTTGAATCCGGATGCGGTTACAGAGCCGCATACACTTACTTCCCTTATAACGATTGCAGAGAACGACTCCTCGATAGGCCTCCTGTCTCCCGCCATCGTCTCGCTTCATGATCCGCAAGAGCGGGTCTATTTGTTGGGAAAAGTCGACCTGCAGGAACCTTCTTATCAAATCACAAAGGATCCCCAAACTGCGCAGCGCTGGATAGCCACCGTCCCGGACCAGCTTGCCCTCCTGGGCACGGCACTCTTGGTCAGGGTTTCCCTCATTAGAAAGATTGGGGGGTTCGATCCCACCTTCTTTGCCTACTGGGAAGACACCGACCTCTCTGTCAGGACCCACCAGGCTGGATTTCGTGTCGCTGTTGATCTCAACTCCGTAGTCCGACATACAGAGAAATTTGCCAAAGACGATCCTCACACTATCAAGCCGCACTACTGGTACTACATGGCAAGGAATGAGATTCGCTTTTGGAAGAAGCATTCCAGTCGTTTCCGATTGCTGAAGGCTCTATGGTGGCATTACACGAAGCAACTGACGTACTTGAAGCTGCTGAAGGAGAATCCAACGTCATGTCAGGCTATTCTCGCCGGCCTATGGAACGGGTGGCGCGGCCGCACCGGCCCATACAACGAGCGCCTGAATATGCCTGCTTTGGCTGCAGCGGTCGTTAGAAAACATAGCGAATGGTATTAG
- a CDS encoding glycosyltransferase family 4 protein, which produces MKEAGRLHIRLVTDLFPPHAGGSRYYYYNLFKRIAGMGENVVVATSRVPGWQEFDAREQTENFKIERHFTALRDLSYSQLPKIAGPLLFEGFNSVAHRPQILHCGDLYPAGLIGVILKRSLNIPFVAYCHGEDITLTARRRFQPKLRNIIYRSADAIIANGSFAIENLLRTGIPQEKVYKITPGLDSRVFFPEAPDPALRRQYGIKDGEVVIVTVARLVARKGHARVIKALAALAPEVPAFKYVVAGRGPMEAELKGLVAELKLQDRVIFAGFVSDDKLNHHYNMADIVALPNTDEDGDVEGFGMVFLEANAAGKPVIGGRSGGTAEAVADGVSGLLVSSDGEHELQDALRRLLRDRYLRERLGAAGLQRARMEFDWDSRATMLREISRDVIASRRRALHTGR; this is translated from the coding sequence GTTGTCGTAGCGACAAGCCGGGTTCCGGGTTGGCAGGAGTTCGATGCTCGTGAACAAACAGAAAACTTCAAAATTGAGCGTCACTTTACAGCGTTGCGCGACCTGAGCTATTCCCAGCTTCCAAAGATCGCCGGACCGTTACTTTTCGAGGGCTTTAACTCGGTTGCACATCGTCCTCAAATTCTTCACTGCGGCGACCTTTACCCCGCTGGTCTGATAGGGGTGATTCTCAAGAGATCGTTGAATATACCCTTTGTCGCTTACTGTCATGGGGAAGATATAACGCTGACCGCCAGACGAAGATTCCAGCCGAAGCTGCGCAATATCATCTATCGTTCCGCAGACGCGATTATCGCAAACGGAAGTTTTGCGATCGAAAACCTGCTGAGAACCGGGATTCCGCAAGAAAAAGTTTATAAGATCACCCCGGGGCTCGATTCCCGCGTATTCTTCCCCGAGGCTCCCGATCCCGCATTGCGTCGGCAATACGGAATCAAAGATGGTGAAGTTGTGATCGTAACGGTAGCCCGGCTAGTTGCTCGCAAGGGCCATGCGCGCGTGATCAAAGCTCTGGCTGCTCTTGCGCCTGAAGTGCCGGCCTTCAAGTATGTCGTCGCGGGACGAGGACCAATGGAGGCAGAATTAAAAGGACTCGTTGCTGAACTGAAGCTTCAGGACAGGGTGATCTTCGCGGGGTTTGTCTCCGACGACAAATTGAATCACCACTACAATATGGCCGACATCGTTGCGCTGCCCAACACAGATGAGGATGGGGACGTTGAGGGCTTTGGGATGGTCTTTCTCGAGGCAAACGCCGCCGGTAAGCCCGTCATTGGCGGACGATCTGGAGGGACTGCGGAGGCTGTTGCGGATGGCGTATCAGGACTTCTGGTGAGCAGTGACGGCGAGCATGAGTTGCAAGACGCTTTGCGGAGGTTGCTCCGAGATCGTTACCTGCGGGAGCGCCTGGGCGCCGCAGGGCTCCAAAGGGCACGAATGGAGTTCGACTGGGATTCTCGCGCCACCATGCTGAGAGAGATAAGCCGCGATGTGATTGCTTCGCGTCGACGGGCGTTGCACACAGGCAGGTAG
- a CDS encoding glycosyltransferase family 2 protein produces the protein MEQRNRKVATVSVLVPTYNRASLLPETLDSILSQTYSPEEIIVVDDGSTDNTREIVEGFHAKVRYRRIEKSGVPTARNVAASMSRCPYIAFCDSDDLWRADKLEKQMELHLRFPEIEHSFTNFSIVTDGVWSKESKLDNATPTFFTNCKKVLEFGMVCEAPLYEEILRFQPIFPSTTLVSKEFFDRIGGCKDPTGKIYSEDLEFALRCVQHAPVGIITEPVVGIRKHASNVSGNLYATKCGEVEILSYALLNHNAPESAQTVLRDQIALRRVDASYWAFKQGDFKACTELLGPVPNRYLTPKVRLKLWISRAPVPVASMLRRLVAP, from the coding sequence ATGGAGCAGCGGAATCGAAAGGTTGCAACGGTCAGCGTGCTGGTTCCGACTTACAATCGCGCATCGCTGCTTCCCGAGACGTTAGACAGCATACTTTCGCAAACTTACTCACCTGAGGAGATCATCGTAGTCGACGACGGTTCTACCGATAACACTCGAGAGATCGTGGAAGGCTTCCATGCAAAGGTGAGATATCGCCGAATCGAAAAGTCCGGAGTGCCCACTGCCAGAAACGTTGCGGCCTCCATGTCACGATGTCCCTATATCGCTTTTTGTGACAGTGATGATCTCTGGCGAGCTGACAAGCTCGAAAAACAGATGGAGCTTCATCTTCGTTTCCCGGAGATCGAGCACTCGTTTACGAATTTTTCTATCGTGACGGATGGAGTCTGGTCCAAGGAATCTAAACTTGACAATGCGACGCCAACATTTTTCACCAATTGCAAAAAAGTGCTTGAATTCGGAATGGTATGCGAGGCTCCGTTGTATGAAGAGATTTTGCGATTTCAGCCTATCTTTCCGTCAACCACTCTGGTGAGCAAAGAGTTTTTTGACCGGATCGGTGGATGCAAAGATCCGACGGGAAAGATCTACTCGGAAGATCTTGAATTTGCGCTACGTTGCGTCCAGCACGCCCCTGTCGGAATTATTACTGAGCCAGTGGTCGGCATTAGAAAGCATGCTTCCAACGTCTCCGGCAACCTGTACGCGACAAAGTGTGGCGAAGTCGAAATTTTGAGCTATGCCCTTTTGAACCATAACGCGCCGGAGTCGGCCCAGACTGTACTTCGCGATCAGATAGCGCTCCGTCGTGTCGATGCGTCTTACTGGGCTTTTAAGCAAGGCGATTTCAAGGCTTGTACAGAGCTTCTCGGTCCGGTCCCTAACCGTTATCTGACACCGAAGGTGCGTCTGAAGCTCTGGATTTCGCGCGCCCCGGTCCCGGTCGCCAGCATGCTGCGGCGTCTTGTTGCGCCCTAA